A genomic region of Nymphaea colorata isolate Beijing-Zhang1983 chromosome 2, ASM883128v2, whole genome shotgun sequence contains the following coding sequences:
- the LOC116248845 gene encoding root phototropism protein 3 — protein MSLWEYEEGERVGGKEYSNGLLNLTKHGLRIDGFQRRDQSWYVATDIPSDLLVQVGDVTFHLHKYPLISRSGRINRLIYEGRDAELGRIDLEDLPGGANAFELAAKFCYGIAVDLTAGNISGLRCAAEYLEMTEDLEEGNLIFKTEAFLSYVVLSSWRDSIIVLKSCEQLSPWAENLQIVRRCSESIAWKACANPKGIKWAYTGKSSKSSSPRWSEMKETSPSRSQLVPPDWWFEDVSILRIDHFVRVITAIKVKGMRFELIGASIMHYASKWLPNLGKEGATAVAAEEDNRDSPWKGGPLHMIVAGSTEDGMTGQAREQRMIVESLISIFPQQKDSVPCSFLLRLLRMANLLKVAPALVTELEKRVGMQFEQASLSDLLIPCYNKGETVYDVDLVQRLLEHFLVQEHTEPSSPNSQSFSEKHVGYEGALMAHPAGSSAKMRVARLVDSYLTEVSRDKNLSLTKFQVLAEALPESARSCDDGLYRAIDSYLKAHPMLTEHERKRLCRVMDCQKLSIDACMHAAQNERLPLRVVVQVLFSEQIKISNALAANSMKEGPEPQYTPMVPTRKTLLEGTPQSFQEGWATAKKDINTLKFELQTMKAKYMELQTDMENLQRQFEKMAKPKQSGSSSSAWTSGWKKLSKLAKSSAADGPDNASQAPVQVDQTRKPRRWRNSIS, from the exons ATGTCACTGTGGGAGTATGAAGAAGGTGAGCGTGTGGGAGGCAAAGAGTACAGCAACGGCCTACTAAATTTAACCAAGCATGGCCTGAGAATTGATGGGTTTCAGAGGAGAGACCAGTCTTG GTATGTCGCCACAGATATTCCGAGTGACTTGCTGGTTCAGGTGGGAGATGTCACCTTCCATCTTCACAAG TATCCCCTGATCTCTCGAAGTGGAAGAATAAATAGGCTGATATACGAGGGCAGGGATGCTGAACTGGGTCGAATTGACTTGGAAGACCTGCCCGGCGGCGCCAATGCTTTCGAGCTTGCGGCCAAATTCTGCTACGGCATCGCCGTCGACCTCACCGCCGGTAACATCTCCGGCCTCAGATGTGCAGCAGAGTACCTGGAAATGACAGAGGACCTGGAAGAAGGCAACCTCATCTTCAAGACTGAAGCCTTCCTCAGCTACGTGGTCCTCTCCTCGTGGCGGGACTCGATCATCGTGCTCAAGAGCTGCGAGCAGCTGTCGCCATGGGCAGAGAACCTTCAGATCGTCAGGAGATGCAGCGAGTCGATAGCCTGGAAGGCATGTGCAAATCCAAAAGGAATCAAATGGGCGTACACAGGGAAGTCATCGAAAAGCTCCAGCCCGAGATGGAGCGAGATGAAGGAAACCAGCCCCAGCAGAAGCCAATTGGTGCCGCCAGATTGGTGGTTTGAGGACGTCTCCATCCTCCGCATCGACCATTTCGTGCGGGTGATCACTGCCATAAAAGTGAAAGGCATGAGATTTGAACTAATTGGTGCGTCCATAATGCATTACGCATCCAAATGGCTGCCTAATTTGGGAAAGGAAGGAGCAACAGCAGTAGCAGCAGAGGAAGATAACAGAGACAGCCCTTGGAAAGGTGGACCTCTGCACATGATCGTCGCCGGAAGCACTGAAGATGGGATGACTGGACAGGCTCGTGAGCAACGAATGATTGTGGAGAGCTTGATCAGCATATTTCCACAGCAGAAGGACAGTGTCCCCTGCAGCTTCTTGCTGCGCTTGCTCAGAATGGCCAACCTCCTGAAGGTGGCGCCGGCGCTGGTCACTGAGTTGGAGAAGAGGGTAGGGATGCAGTTCGAGCAAGCCAGCCTCTCGGACCTCCTCATCCCCTGCTACAACAAGGGGGAGACAGTTTATGATGTGGACCTGGTTCAGAGGCTGCTCGAGCACTTCCTTGTTCAGGAGCACACAGAGCCATCCAGCCCCAACAGCCAATCCTTCAGCGAGAAGCATGTGGGCTACGAGGGTGCCCTCATGGCGCACCCTGCCGGAAGCAGTGCCAAGATGAGGGTGGCTCGGCTGGTGGATAGCTATCTAACAGAGGTGTCCAGAGACAAGAACCTGTCTTTAACCAAGTTTCAGGTGCTAGCAGAGGCCTTGCCGGAATCCGCTAGGAGCTGTGATGATGGATTGTATAGAGCCATCGACTCTTACCTTAAG GCACATCCAATGCTCACAGAGCATGAAAGGAAGCGTTTGTGCCGGGTGATGGACTGCCAGAAGCTCTCCATTGACGCCTGCATGCATGCCGCACAAAATGAACGGCTGCCGCTGAGGGTGGTGGTTCAGGTACTCTTTTCAGAACAGATCAAGATAAGCAATGCCCTGGCAGCCAACTCCATGAAGGAAGGACCGGAGCCTCAGTATACTCCCATGGTGCCGACCAGAAAGACCCTGCTCGAGGGCACACCACAGTCCTTCCAGGAAGGGTGGGCTACAGCAAAGAAGGACATCAACACCCTCAAGTTTGAGCTGCAGACCATGAAGGCCAAGTACATGGAGCTCCAAACGGACATGGAGAATCTCCAGAGGCAGTTCGAGAAGATGGCGAAACCCAAGCAGTCAGGATCATCATCCTCGGCGTGGACTAGTGGATGGAAAAAACTGAGTAAGTTGGCCAAATCCTCAGCGGCTGATGGACCTGATAATGCATCTCAGGCTCCTGTTCAGGTTGATCAAACCCGGAAACCAAGGAGGTGGCGAAATTCCATATCCTAG
- the LOC116246976 gene encoding protein SAR DEFICIENT 4: MASMDTNKENVPKRSREFFVIDSAGIRSKLSYAALLDHFQASLPSATELVRCPHRQQFSIDSSSTLLLMPSWPSTSVFPYLGVKIVTSFPQNSARNLPGINASYLLFDSAIGRPLSCIDGTEMTLWRTSCVSALAARKLAREDAGVLVMVGAGALATHLIRAHLTVRPSLKKVFIWNRTAEKAISLVKKLQEEVNGVQFVHGASLGDIIGEGDVVSCATSSEVPVVEGQKLKNGVHLDLVGSFTPSMKECDDEAIARGRVFVDCEAAFAEAGELVGAFDRGVISPGDVVATLPELIKGEKIGRSCSDQITVFKSVGSAVVDLLAAQLIYESHL; this comes from the coding sequence ATGGCGTCAATGGATACGAACAAGGAAAATGTCCCCAAAAGGAGCAGAGAGTTTTTCGTAATTGATTCGGCTGGAATTCGATCAAAACTATCTTACGCTGCCCTCCTTGATCACTTCCAAGCATCTCTTCCATCGGCTACAGAGCTAGTTCGATGTCCCCATCGCCAGCAGTTCTCCATAGATTCGTCCTCTACGCTTCTGCTCATGCCCTCATGGCCTTCCACTTCGGTGTTCCCATACCTGGGCGTCAAAATTGTCACGTCTTTCCCGCAGAATTCTGCCCGGAACTTGCCGGGGATCAACGCTTCGTACCTTCTCTTTGATTCAGCTATCGGAAGGCCTTTGTCATGCATCGATGGCACAGAAATGACCCTTTGGAGGACGTCCTGTGTGTCGGCGCTGGCTGCTCGAAAGTTGGCGAGGGAGGACGCAGGAGTTCTCGTGATGGTCGGAGCAGGCGCCCTCGCTACTCATTTAATCAGAGCTCACCTCACGGTGAGGCCTAGTCTGAAGAAGGTGTTCATCTGGAATAGAACAGCTGAGAAGGCCATATCTTTGGTAAAGAAGTTGCAGGAGGAAGTTAATGGGGTTCAGTTTGTGCATGGTGCTTCCTTGGGTGACATTATTGGAGAAGGAGATGTGGTCAGCTGCGCTACAAGCTCTGAAGTGCCTGTTGTTGAGGGCCAGAAGCTCAAGAATGGAGTGCATCTGGACTTGGTTGGGTCTTTCACTCCATCCATGAAGGAATGCGACGATGAAGCTATTGCAAGAGGCAGGGTGTTTGTTGACTGTGAGGCTGCGTTTGCAGAAGCTGGGGAGCTTGTGGGAGCGTTTGATAGGGGAGTGATTTCGCCTGGTGATGTTGTTGCGACACTGCCTGAATTGATCAAGGGAGAGAAGATTGGAAGGAGCTGTAGTGATCAGATTACGGTCTTCAAGTCTGTTGGTTCTGCTGTGGTTGATCTCCTGGCTGCCCAACTCATCTATGAGAGCCATCTTTAA